The following coding sequences are from one Gadus macrocephalus chromosome 3, ASM3116895v1 window:
- the LOC132454033 gene encoding leucine-rich repeat LGI family member 2-like produces the protein MAFLKQWLLMSFLLMGFNLAVNSKRNFKCPSGCSCSKDTIICVGTTAMPRTIPTDINSLSMVNGSIAELTEGLFALMPSLQLLLLNSNSLTTIKDDAFSGLSRLEYLFIEGNKIETITKYALRGLRDLTHLSLANNGMTFLPRDLFFDLDSLLELDLRGNSFQCNCETRWLMVWLKNTNATASDVLCSGPGDMKGKRLNDLPLPPGECISTDFIRHQAIPIQSMSADIFSSKEDIYVAMAAPYSNSCVVMEWDHIEMNFRKFDNITGKSVVGCKSVVIEDHVLILVTQLFGGSHIYKFEAGQNKFTMFQTIELFNISKPNDIEVFQMDGDWYFVIVDSSKAGISTLYKWMDQPERNETGFFSYQFLHEWFRDTDAEFVQLDGKSHLILSSRSQAPVIYVWNRSTLKFMPHGEVPMVDEVLAVQAFRVGGGDTYLALTCYIGDSRVLKWSSKQFTEVQALPSRGAMLLQPFAFGDRHYLALGSDFSFTQIFLWDAESQSFVKFKDIYVQSPRSFTVVNTDRRTFIFSSSFKGKSIVFEHVIVDLSL, from the exons ATGGCGTTCCTGAAACAATGGCTATTGATGAGTTTTCTCCTCATGGGTTTTAATCTAGCGGTTAATTCTAAGAGGAATTTCAAATGCCCTTCAGGATGCTCCTGCTCCAAGGATACCATCATCTGCGTTGGCACAACGGCAATGCCTCGAACCATTCCGACTGATATAAATTCTTT GAGCATGGTGAATGGTTCTATTGCTGAACTCACAGAAGGGCTTTTCGCTCTCATGCCATCCCTTCAGCTGCT GCTTCTCAATTCTAATTCATTGACCACAATAAAAGATGATGCCTTTTCTGGGCTTTCTCGTCTTGAATATTT ATTTATTGAAGGAAACAAGATTGAAACCATCACCAAATACGCCTTAAGAGGTCTACGGGATCTCACTCATTT ATCCCTGGCCAATAACGGAATGACTTTCTTGCCAAGAGATCTCTTCTTTGACTTGGATTCCCTGCTGGAACT ggacCTGCGGGGGAACTCCTTCCAGTGTAACTGTGAGACCCGGTGGCTGATGGTGTGGCTGAAGAACACCAACGCCACCGCCTCCGACGTCCTCTGCTCCGGCCCCGGGGACATGAAGGGCAAGAGGCTCAATGACCTGCCGCTACCCCCCGGAGAGTGTATCTCCACAG ACTTCATCCGTCACCAGGCTATCCCCATCCAATCGATGTCGGCGGACATCTTCTCCTCTAAAGAGGACATCTATGTTGCCATGGCGGCGCCTTACTCCAACAGCTGTGTGGTCATGGAATGGGACCACATCGAAATGAACTTCAGAAAATTTGATAACATTACAG GGAAATCGGTGGTGGGCTGCAAGTCGGTGGTGATCGAGGACCACGTCCTGATCCTGGTCACGCAGCTCTTCGGCGGCTCCCACATCTACAAGTTCGAAGCCGGGCAGAACAAGTTCACCATGTTCCAGACCATCGAGTTGTTCAACATCTCCAAGCCCAACGACATCGAGGTCTTCCAGATGGACGGCGACTGGTACTTTGTCATCGTGGACAGCTCCAAGGCGGGCATCTCCACGCTGTACAAGTGGATGGACCAGCCCGAGCGCAACGAGACCGGCTTCTTCTCCTACCAGTTCCTCCACGAGTGGTTCCGCGACACGGACGCCGAGTTCGTCCAGCTGGACGGCAAGTCCCACCTCATCCTCTCCAGCCGCTCCCAGGCGCCCGTCATCTACGTGTGGAACAGAAGCACCCTGAAGTTCATGCCCCACGGCGAGGTCCCCATGGTGGACGAGGTGCTGGCGGTGCAGGCGTTCCGCGTGGGCGGCGGCGACACCTACCTGGCCTTGACCTGCTACATCGGGGACTCCAGGGTGCTGAAGTGGAGCAGCAAGCAGTTCACCGAGGTGCAGGCGCTGCCGTCGCGCGGGGCCATGTTGCTCCAGCCCTTCGCCTTCGGGGACCGCCACTACCTAGCCCTGGGCAGCGACTTCTCCTTCACGCAGATCTTCCTGTGGGACGCCGAGAGCCAGAGCTTTGTGAAGTTCAAGGACATCTACGTGCAGTCGCCGCGCTCCTTCACCGTGGTGAACACCGACAGACGGaccttcatcttctcctccagctTCAAGGGGAAGTCCATAGTGTTTGAGCACGTCATCGTAGACTTGAGTCTGTAG